The following are from one region of the Corylus avellana chromosome ca1, CavTom2PMs-1.0 genome:
- the LOC132172324 gene encoding UPF0481 protein At3g47200-like, which produces MKKPTLRLVSIGPFHYGREELGDIEMHKLRYFMDFCKRTSKSQKSLLKIIEDDEEKIRHCYSEEFRNRSSIDFVKMILLDAIFIIELFLKTNQKIQNKEEECDYILRKPLLGNGILHDLILLENQLPFFVLEKLYMSACNDNHPPFLDLFCDYFTHYKWANYSFKSEKVKQKAKEKVKQQEKQQVNHFTDLVRLLYCPPDVVKKWSSEEAGRPDTRFCATKLDDAGFNFKGVEDHSKPLLDIKLPTFVVRHWCRACLCFFCCFPCIFCLCILCFRCLNHLLRGSLEVPQLVIDYETEVIFRNLMALEQCHYPSEAYICSYVWLLDRLIETEKDVDLLVKKKVIANNLGSNTEVATLINKLGNQIVATTSSYDHIARRLNGRYENGWIQLLATLKREYFPNIFRGTATIVGLIVLAFTLWNFRLSIVKKED; this is translated from the coding sequence ATGAAGAAGCCTACACTCCGCTTAGTCTCAATAGGGCCCTTTCATTACGGCCGAGAAGAATTGGGGGACATAGAAATGCACAAACTGAGATATTTTATGGATTTCTGTAAAAGGACCTCGAAGAGCCAGAAGAGTCTTCTAAAGATCATTGAAGACGACGAAGAAAAAATCCGTCATTGCTATTCAGAAGAGTTTAGAAACAGAAGTAGTAttgattttgtgaaaatgattCTATTGGATGCCATCTTCATAATTGAGCTCTTCTTAAAAACCaatcaaaaaatacaaaataaagaagaagaatgtgatTACATATTAAGGAAACCATTGCTTGGAAATGGTATACTACATGACTTGATATTACTTGAGAACCAACTTCCGTTTTTCGTTCTTGAGAAATTGTATATGTCGGCCTGCAATGACAACCATCCTCCCTTTCTCGATCTTTTCTGCGATTACTTTACTCACTATAAGTGGGCAAATTACTCCTTCAAAAGCGAGAAAGTAAAGCAGAAAGCAAAGGAGAAAGTAAAGCAGCAAGAAAAGCAGCAAGTAAATCATTTCACAGATTTGGTAAGACTTTTGTACTGTCCACCAGACGTGGTAAAAAAGTGGAGCAGTGAAGAAGCAGGAAGGCCGGATACTCGATTTTGTGCCACAAAGCTTGATGACGCAGGATTTAATTTCAAAGGAGTTGAAGATCATTCCAAACCCTTACTTGATATAAAACTCCCTACGTTCGTTGTTAGGCATTGGTGCCGTGCTTGCTTATGCTTCTTTTGTTGCTTCCCATGCATTTTCTGCCTCTGCATTCTATGTTTTCGGTGCCTGAACCACTTACTCCGTGGGTCCTTGGAAGTCCCGCAACTTGTGATAGACTACGAGACTGAAGTTATTTTCCGAAACCTCATGGCCTTAGAGCAATGTCATTATCCATCTGAAGCTTACATCTGCAGTTACGTTTGGCTCTTGGACCGTCTTATCGAAACTGAAAAAGATGTGGATTTGCTTGTTAAAAAGAAAGTCATTGCTAACAACCTCGGTAGCAACACTGAAGTGGCAACTCTAATTAACAAACTCGGCAATCAGATTGTGGCAACTACATCCTCTTATGATCATATTGCTCGAAGGCTTAATGGTCGCTATGAGAACGGTTGGATCCAATTATTGGCAACCCTGAAAAGAGAGTATTTCCCCAATATTTTTAGAGGCACAGCAACTATTGTTGGACTTATTGTCCTGGCTTTTACTCTCTGGAATTTTCGGCTTTCGATCGTGAAGAAGGAGGATTGA